From a region of the Branchiostoma floridae strain S238N-H82 chromosome 13, Bfl_VNyyK, whole genome shotgun sequence genome:
- the LOC118428798 gene encoding NADH dehydrogenase [ubiquinone] 1 beta subcomplex subunit 10-like encodes MADQGDDGGPPKKKFDMESWPEAYTYNPGGDNSHLNPTMKAILATYYYTVDKPVTAIHDWIKSQKRVSYPYYHRKFRRVPGIEECDVQDQVCIYEANEQFQRDHLVDQEILRLSRQDWTRCCFQEGDSHFVNCRDFKQRFDAAQNAYDTKYGDLGVYGNAMKAFMKQKHRMIEERREAEKQEA; translated from the exons ATGGCGGACCAAGGAGATGATGGAGGTCCTCCAAAGAAGAAATTCGACATGGAAAGCTGGCCGGAGGCTTATACATATAATCCTGGAGGGGACAACAGTCACCTTAACCCCACTATGAAGGCGATCTTGGCAACCTACTACTACACCGTGGACAAGCCAGTAACCGCTATCCATG ATTGGATCAAGTCTCAGAAGAGAGTCTCCTACCCTTACTACCATCGCAAGTTCCGCCGGGTTCCCGGGATCGAGGAATGTGACGTCCAGGACCAGGTCTGCATATACGAGGCTAACGAACAGTTCCAGAGGGACCA TCTTGTTGATCAGGAGATCCTGCGTTTGTCCCGACAAGACTGGACGCGGTGCTGCTTCCAGGAAGGAGACAGCCACTTTGTGAACTGCAGGGACTTCAAACAACGCTTTGATGCAGCTCAGAATGCCTACGATACAAAGT ATGGAGACCTAGGCGTGTACGGGAATGCCATGAAAGCATTCATGAAGCAGAAACATCGTATGATAGAGGAACGAAGAGAAGCTGAAAAACAAGAGGCATAA
- the LOC118428795 gene encoding kelch-like protein 26: protein MEPMRIRSMTFTSPLEHPTTLLQALQDMREEETLCDVTLVCDSVRLPAHKILLAASSRYFKNILSGGEDEEVVLADMSSKAVKAVLDYMYTSEIHITQENFEDVTAVARQFQLSNLLNSCMEYKMGWEREVRHFVDVTYPTRLLHNLHTLQLEKGSCDVTLVVEDREIVAHRVVLAACSDYFRAMFTLGMREATERRVELKDVPYTRLKEMVEYIYTSDIALRWKSLEETVDVASRLQVLPVLDVCSEFLKASIVADTCMDIYQLASVYYLTDVTTAVNSYILEHFQAFCKNADFLELSVDQLAQVLKSDALNCAAEIDIFWAVYRWLMHESSRIAYTGRLLQHVRFPLMTTFDLNEIVDLEIFKNSLPYKDLMIEAYNYHSHPSAQPLLLTERTHIRSTCHCLVSFNGRKAGLAHREDEQTDVMFLDPNTKMWRDLTATKEPITHQGVAVLNNFVYLIGGEGVRGFRSAVATGWRYDPQKNDWFRVKCMRHRRSDYHLQAMDGRLYAIGGRNLMGENDKAECYNPTKDEWSHMASVGIPLYGHAGTAHKGQLYLSGGGSNWVYNTALRCYDPQSDTWTIKSDMAIARAFHRMATVGGKIFVLGGAERDDHANADVLLTECYSPETGQWSVVAPMPKPQAEPGLAIKDGRIFLVGGSSCQHRSYRALKYIQCYDPTTNKWTEEEPLPDAWTGVACAAITLPQDSVSGSWFDWLYRL, encoded by the coding sequence ATGGAGCCCATGAGGATCAGGAGTATGACCTTCACCTCCCCCCTGGAGCACCCCACCACCCTCCTGCAGGCCCTACAGGACATGCGTGAGGAGGAGACTCTCTGTGACGTGACTCTGGTGTGCGACTCCGTCAGACTCCCCGCTCACAAGATCCTCCTGGCTGCCAGCAGCAGGTACTTCAAGAACATATTGTCAGGAGGAGAAGATGAGGAGGTTGTCTTAGCCGACATGTCTTCCAAGGCAGTTAAAGCTGTCCTGGACTACATGTACACCTCTGAGATACACATCACGCAAGAGAACTTCGAGGATGTGACTGCTGTCGCGCGGCAGTTTCAGCTGAGTAATCTGTTGAACAGTTGCATGGAGTATAAGATGGGTTGGGAGAGGGAAGTGCGCCATTTTGTGGACGTGACCTACCCCACAAGGCTCCTACACAATCTGCATACTCTACAGTTAGAGAAGGGCTCGTGCGATGTCACGTTGGTTGTAGAGGATCGAGAGATCGTGGCGCACAGGGTGGTACTGGCCGCGTGTAGCGACTACTTCCGTGCGATGTTCACCCTCGGGATGAGGGAAGCCACAGAGAGGAGAGTAGAACTGAAAGACGTGCCGTACACACGTCTGAAGGAAATGGTGGAGTACATCTACACGTCAGACATAGCACTGAGGTGGAAGAGCCTGGAGGAGACTGTAGACGTAGCCAGCAGGCTCCAAGTGTTACCAGTACTAGACGTGTGCAGTGAATTCCTGAAAGCGAGCATTGTTGCAGACACATGTATGGATATCTACCAACTAGCCAGTGTGTACTATCTCACCGACGTCACAACAGCTGTGAATAGCTACATCCTTGAACACTTTCAGGCATTCTGTAAGAACGCTGACTTCTTGGAGCTCTCGGTTGACCAGCTCGCTCAGGTCCTCAAAAGCGACGCGCTCAACTGTGCTGCTGAGATTGACATCTTCTGGGCAGTCTACAGATGGCTCATGCACGAGTCTTCACGTATCGCTTACACAGGACGGTTGTTACAGCATGTTAGATTCCCACTGATGACCACATTTGATCTCAATGAGATAGTGGACTTGGAGATTTTCAAGAACAGTTTGCCGTACAAGGATCTCATGATTGAGGCTTACAACTATCATTCTCACCCCAGTGCACAGCCACTACTGCTGACTGAGCGTACACATATTAGGTCCACATGCCACTGTCTGGTCAGTTTTAATGGCCGCAAGGCTGGACTGGCGCACAGAGAAGACGAACAAACAGACGTCATGTTCTTGGACCCCAACACCAAGATGTGGCGTGATCTAACAGCGACAAAAGAGCCCATCACGCACCAGGGAGTGGCCGTCCTGAACAACTTCGTGTATCTGATTGGTGGGGAGGGTGTGCGAGGGTTCCGGTCTGCCGTGGCGACAGGCTGGAGGTACGACCCTCAGAAGAACGACTGGTTCAGGGTTAAGTGCATGCGGCACCGTAGGTCAGATTACCACCTACAGGCCATGGATGGGAGACTCTATGCCATCGGAGGGAGGAATTTGATGGGAGAGAATGACAAGGCAGAGTGCTACAATCCAACCAAGGATGAGTGGTCCCACATGGCATCAGTTGGGATTCCCTTGTACGGGCACGCAGGCACGGCACACAAAGGACAGCTCTACCTGTCTGGAGGGGGCAGTAACTGGGTCTACAACACTGCCCTGAGGTGTTACGACCCGCAGAGCGACACCTGGACAATCAAATCCGACATGGCCATTGCTCGGGCGTTCCACAGGATGGCCACTGTGGGAGGTAAGATATTCGTGCTTGGCGGTGCAGAGAGAGATGACCACGCCAATGCTGACGTCTTGCTAACCGAATGTTACAGTCCAGAGACTGGACAGTGGAGTGTTGTTGCACCAATGCCCAAGCCACAGGCAGAGCCAGGCTTAGCGATCAAAGACGGACGGATCTTCCTTGTAGGAGGGAGCTCTTGCCAGCACAGGTCTTACAGGGCACTGAAGTACATCCAGTGCTATGACCCGACCACTAACAAGTGGACAGAGGAGGAACCACTGCCCGACGCATGGACTGGGGTAGCCTGCGCAGCCATCACTCTACCACAGGACAGTGTGAGTGGGTCATGGTTTGACTGGCTGTACAGACTGTAG